Within the Candidatus Omnitrophota bacterium genome, the region GAAGCATTTTCGAATCCTTTGACCGGATCGAGCTCACCCAGGACAGCACCTTTTTGTCCGGGAGCGGGGCGGCTGTGAAGTGGACTGGGACCGGGAGGGGCAAAAGTGGCAGGGAAGTTCTCTTCGACGGAATTTACGTGTTTGAACTCAATGAGGATGCAAAGATTCAGCTCTTGCTGGCCTATTGGGACCCTGCCGAGATGCTCACCGAATTGCTG harbors:
- a CDS encoding nuclear transport factor 2 family protein, whose amino-acid sequence is MTPETIQALLQDFFAAAGRKDIEAWVGCFAEDGVSHDPVGGIPTQGHANLHQFYGSIFESFDRIELTQDSTFLSGSGAAVKWTGTGRGKSGREVLFDGIYVFELNEDAKIQLLLAYWDPAEMLTELLQ